The following proteins come from a genomic window of Coffea arabica cultivar ET-39 chromosome 11c, Coffea Arabica ET-39 HiFi, whole genome shotgun sequence:
- the LOC113717147 gene encoding uncharacterized protein isoform X2 — protein sequence MCHAPQVADIKRMNGLVSDLQMFALKTLQIPLPGRHPPSPSLSNGLDTQGPRGCEKTQPTRRHSDLFDSFQSLKLTPSPQRKVSPAMSSLQGYYGLKPAEEKSASEGFEMAVYRKGGAHYLEDGPFARPSSNLNPPLSHHRKSKSEANGFATENGHLDDHLSAQESTDSDSDNWIEKLLVRRRQKSEADFSSRTPEKLLKEDNSGGSGFSAITGKGLALRPKSTSRTLPGAEAEAGLPNPIPIGLGESFVIDSLSSVRKSSSTSSLQDSENGTLSSLWPTTKWSLKPDLQALSSAVITRPIFDGLPKPITGRRNKAALD from the exons ATGTGTCATGCACCTCAG GTGGCTGATATAAAGAGGATGAATGGCTTGGTGTCAGATCTCCAAATGTTTGCTCTAAAGACGCTTCAAATACCATTACCAGGAAGGCATCCTCCATCACCCAGCTTATCAAATGGTTTGGATACTCAAGG GCCACGTGGCTGTGAGAAGACTCAACCCACCCGCAGGCACTCTGATTTATTTGACTCATTTCAGTCACTGAAGTTGACGCCTTCTCCTCAGCGGAAGGTCTCTCCAGCCATGAGCAGTTTACAAGGTTATTATGGTCTTAAACCAGCAGAGGAGAAATCTGCATCAGAAGGCTTTGAAATGGCTGTGTATCGGAAAGGTGGAGCTCACTATTTAGAGGATGGGCCATTTGCCAGGCCTTCCAGTAATCTGAACCCACCACTGAGTCATCATAGAAAATCTAAAAGTGAAGCTAATGGTTTTGCTACAGAAAATGGTCACCTAGATGATCATCTGTCTGCTCAAGAAAGTACCGATAGTGACTCGGATAATTGGATTGAAAAGCTTCTAGTGCGAAGGCGTCAGAAATCTGAGGCTGATTTTAGTTCTCGTACTCCAGAGAAGCTGCTGAAGGAGGATAATAGCGGTGGTAGTGGCTTTTCAGCAATTACTGGTAAAGGCTTGGCTTTGAGACCCAAGTCAACTAGTCGAACTCTACCTGGGGCTGAAGCTGAAGCAGGCTTGCCAAACCCTATTCCTATAGGTTTGGGGGAATCTTTTGTAATTGACAGTCTTAGTAGCGTGAGGAAATCATCAAGTACATCAAGTTTGCAAGATTCAGAGAATGGCACTTTGTCATCCCTATGGCCTACAACAAAGTGGAGCTTGAAGCCAGATCTGCAGGCCCTTTCCTCTGCAGTGATTACGAGACCAATCTTTGACGGTTTACCTAAGCCCATAACTGGTCGTAGAAACAAAGCTGCACTTGATTAG
- the LOC113717147 gene encoding uncharacterized protein isoform X1 — translation MDWRMNGGGFGFGDYYDEVDRSTGMASSSSSSPSSSSTPAKIFAVNSPPPTAAVGVGGYIEHTVSKFDTLAGVAIKYGVEVADIKRMNGLVSDLQMFALKTLQIPLPGRHPPSPSLSNGLDTQGPRGCEKTQPTRRHSDLFDSFQSLKLTPSPQRKVSPAMSSLQGYYGLKPAEEKSASEGFEMAVYRKGGAHYLEDGPFARPSSNLNPPLSHHRKSKSEANGFATENGHLDDHLSAQESTDSDSDNWIEKLLVRRRQKSEADFSSRTPEKLLKEDNSGGSGFSAITGKGLALRPKSTSRTLPGAEAEAGLPNPIPIGLGESFVIDSLSSVRKSSSTSSLQDSENGTLSSLWPTTKWSLKPDLQALSSAVITRPIFDGLPKPITGRRNKAALD, via the exons ATGGATTGGAGAATGAATGGAGGAGGGTTCGGATTTGGAGATTATTATGATGAGGTGGATCGATCCACGGGAATGGCGTCCTCTTCTTCGTCGTCGCCGTCGTCATCATCAACGCCGGCCAAAATTTTTGCTGTGAATTCACCTCCGCCGACGGCGGCCGTGGGTGTCGGTGGTTATATAGAACATACGGTTTCTAAATTTGATACGCTTGCCGGTGTCGCTATCAAATACGGTGTAGAG GTGGCTGATATAAAGAGGATGAATGGCTTGGTGTCAGATCTCCAAATGTTTGCTCTAAAGACGCTTCAAATACCATTACCAGGAAGGCATCCTCCATCACCCAGCTTATCAAATGGTTTGGATACTCAAGG GCCACGTGGCTGTGAGAAGACTCAACCCACCCGCAGGCACTCTGATTTATTTGACTCATTTCAGTCACTGAAGTTGACGCCTTCTCCTCAGCGGAAGGTCTCTCCAGCCATGAGCAGTTTACAAGGTTATTATGGTCTTAAACCAGCAGAGGAGAAATCTGCATCAGAAGGCTTTGAAATGGCTGTGTATCGGAAAGGTGGAGCTCACTATTTAGAGGATGGGCCATTTGCCAGGCCTTCCAGTAATCTGAACCCACCACTGAGTCATCATAGAAAATCTAAAAGTGAAGCTAATGGTTTTGCTACAGAAAATGGTCACCTAGATGATCATCTGTCTGCTCAAGAAAGTACCGATAGTGACTCGGATAATTGGATTGAAAAGCTTCTAGTGCGAAGGCGTCAGAAATCTGAGGCTGATTTTAGTTCTCGTACTCCAGAGAAGCTGCTGAAGGAGGATAATAGCGGTGGTAGTGGCTTTTCAGCAATTACTGGTAAAGGCTTGGCTTTGAGACCCAAGTCAACTAGTCGAACTCTACCTGGGGCTGAAGCTGAAGCAGGCTTGCCAAACCCTATTCCTATAGGTTTGGGGGAATCTTTTGTAATTGACAGTCTTAGTAGCGTGAGGAAATCATCAAGTACATCAAGTTTGCAAGATTCAGAGAATGGCACTTTGTCATCCCTATGGCCTACAACAAAGTGGAGCTTGAAGCCAGATCTGCAGGCCCTTTCCTCTGCAGTGATTACGAGACCAATCTTTGACGGTTTACCTAAGCCCATAACTGGTCGTAGAAACAAAGCTGCACTTGATTAG